The DNA sequence TACAGCTATTTAAACTTCTTTTTTTAAGCTTAACAATTATAATGAAACGAGTAAAAGGGCAAATTTTCAAATTCACTTATTTGCTCTCCAACTTTCTCATTACTGAATCTTCCAGCTCACTCCAAACATAAAATTGGTTCCTGCCTGTGAAAAATAATAAGGCTGCCCTTCGTACACAGATCCGTTGTTGACATATTTCTTGTTGAACAGGTTATTGACCAATAGTTTTAATGCAATTTCATTATTGGCAATTTTAAACTGATACTGGGCATTGAAATCGGTCAGGAAATAATCTTTAAGCTGCAGATTGGCATCTTCCGTATTGTCGAGATATTGTTTCCCGACATACTGATTCATTAAAGCAAACTGAAAGTTTTTGGTAGGGTTGAATTTCAGACTTAGATTGGCAATCACATTCGGCGAGAATGAAATCTGTGTATTTCCTAGGCTTTTAGGAACATCGCCATTTTGGATATTAAAGTCCTGATTTCTACTCTGGCTTAAGGTCACATTTCCTGAAACCTCCCATTGTTTGGATAATTTTGCCAACGCACCAAGTTCCACTCCTCTTCTGTAGCTCTTCCCTGAATTGGTTCTGATGAATGCTCCTACATTGTTAAGTTCACCATTTAAAACCAATTGGTTGACATAATACATATAATACACATTCGCAGTAAATGATACGATCCCAAACTGTTTTTCAAAACCCGCTTCAATATCATGAAGTTTTTCAGCTTTCACATCGTTATTTGCCATCAGATCATCTCTGTTCGGTTCACGGTGGGCATGAGCGTATGAAAGGAACACTTTACCTCCTTCAATTCTATAATTTACACCAGCTTTTGGATTAAAAAACAACCAGTTTTTGCTTAAATCAGCACCTTCACCATCGCCAGCCATCAAGATCTTAGTGTTGTAATTTATTTTTCTAAGCTGCAAATCACCAAAAAATTCAAAATTATCTACTATGAACAAAGCTTTTGCAAAACCGGATACTTCATTCTTTATCGAACGGCTTCTGTAATACTCGCTTTCATCAATCTGAGGAAAAAATACACCTGTAACATTTCCGTAGTGTCTACCGTAATATTGATTGGCGACAACTCCCACGTTCAGGTCTAAGTTTTCAAACTTTCCGTAAAGCGTTGAAACAACTCCATAAAAATCATTGTTCAGCCATTTTTTTCTGATAAAATCTGAATATTTTACAGTTTGCCCTCCTTCAGTCAGATCAGGTAAATTGTATCTGGAAAAAGGGTCTCCCTGCTTGTAATTTTCGTAATATCCTTTTCCTTTGGTATAGTGAAAAGTAGTTTCAAGATTCCACCGGTCACTGAATTTCTGTTCCCAAAGCAATTGATAATGGTTCTGTCTGTAATTGTCTGTTTCGTTGTCATAGAAGCTTACAATATTCTCCCAGCTGGCATCATAAATTGCACCTGAAACATTGAATTTAGGATCGGTTTCCCATGTTTTACGGTCAATCCCGTTCCATGCCTGGTAGGTTTTTTCTTTTCCACCGAAAGCCATTAACCGTAACTTGGTATTCCCTTCTTCAAATAAGGCCGTAAAATTATAAGAATGTAAATTTGAAGAAGCCCTGTCGATATAACCGTCAGAATGAATATGAGTATATCTTCCCATTACAGAAAGGCGGTTTTTCCAGAACTTACCGGAACCTATCTCAGCTGAATATTTATAGGTATTGAATGAGCCGTAGCTGTCATCTGTCTTAAAATAAAACTTTTCTTCAGGATCTTTAGAAATTACATTGATACTTGCCCCGAAAGCAGAAACACCATTATTGGAGGTTCCCACCCCTCTTTGAATAACAATCTGTGAAGCAGAACTTGTAAGGTCCGGAACATTGACAAAAAAAGTTCCCTGGCTCTCAGAATCATTATATGGAACACCATTCATCATTACATTAATCCCGCTTCCTGAAACTCCACGAATTCTAAAACCGGTATATCCTACCCCATTTCCTGCATCTGAAGTAGAAATAATGGAGGTTTGATTTTTTAAAAGAATAGGAAGATCCTGTCCTAAATTTTTCCCGTCTAAATCTTTCTGTACATTGATGATTTCCTTTGCAACTGGCAGTCTTTTGGTAAAGTTGACCGCCTCAATTTCTCTGACTTTCAGAGAATCCTTATTCTGAGCCTGCATAAAGGCTACTGAGCCTACGCTAAGCCCTAAAAAAAATAATCCTTTCATTCTATAAATCTTGACATTTAATGAATAAAAGGGGATCGATAAGATATTATACAATTCAGCGTTTTATGAAGACGCATCCCTAAACAGCATTATCTGTTCCAGGTTCATTGGGTATAATCTCAGCCTGTTAAAGCACCCCTTTATTTCAGCTGCAAAATTACAAAAAATATATCAATTGAGATTCGCGGTGTGAGGTGCGGGGTTTTGAGTAACGGGATAGAAAAAAGTAGAATGAAAAGTAGAAGTTATTGGATGAATCATTCATCATTTATAATTCTTTAGTAGGTTTTATTGTTTGAGTCAATATAATAGTAATTCGACCCATCTTTGGTCACTTCAAACATCTTACCCAGCTTCCAGCTGAAGTTTCTTTTAATATTAGCGTATTCAAAAGGAATAATGATCTTATTGTTAACATCAATCACTCCAAATTTATCATTATTGGAAGCAACAATCATAGGATTGGCCACATCATCTCCTTCCATAATATACAGATACTGATATTGAGGATAAATCTGAAACTGCCTGTAATCTGCGGCATTCACAAATTTTGATTTTTCAATAATTCCGTAAAAGCCATTCATAGTATACGCCTGAAATAGCTGCTGTTTATATTCTTCGAAGATACATTTTCCAAAATCTGCTTCTTTGAACTGGTATACTCTTTTTCCGGACTGGTCTATCCTATAAGAGATCATATCTTTTTCTACTGTAGCATATTCTTTTGTTCCAAATTTTCTGACTTTTTCATTAGGAGAATTCAAAAGGTTGCAATCTTCATAAAAAAATACGGCAATGTGGTATTCAGGTTGAATAATGAATTTCCCGTTCTGGTTAACATACCCAAAATGATCTCCTTTTTTCTTAGGAATCAAAACCGGAAGATCTTTATTGATTACTACTAAATCAGGATTAGGTTTATTGGCTGCAGGCCCTTTCTTAACCGCAGTTTTCACACCTTTCTTCACCGTTATTTTCTTCACAGATTTAGTCTGTGAAAAAACAAAAACCGAAGTAAAAATGCATAAAACATTAAGGATATTTTTCATATTCGCCATATGTCTACAAAAATATGACCAAAAATAGATA is a window from the Chryseobacterium indologenes genome containing:
- a CDS encoding TonB-dependent receptor, which gives rise to MKGLFFLGLSVGSVAFMQAQNKDSLKVREIEAVNFTKRLPVAKEIINVQKDLDGKNLGQDLPILLKNQTSIISTSDAGNGVGYTGFRIRGVSGSGINVMMNGVPYNDSESQGTFFVNVPDLTSSASQIVIQRGVGTSNNGVSAFGASINVISKDPEEKFYFKTDDSYGSFNTYKYSAEIGSGKFWKNRLSVMGRYTHIHSDGYIDRASSNLHSYNFTALFEEGNTKLRLMAFGGKEKTYQAWNGIDRKTWETDPKFNVSGAIYDASWENIVSFYDNETDNYRQNHYQLLWEQKFSDRWNLETTFHYTKGKGYYENYKQGDPFSRYNLPDLTEGGQTVKYSDFIRKKWLNNDFYGVVSTLYGKFENLDLNVGVVANQYYGRHYGNVTGVFFPQIDESEYYRSRSIKNEVSGFAKALFIVDNFEFFGDLQLRKINYNTKILMAGDGEGADLSKNWLFFNPKAGVNYRIEGGKVFLSYAHAHREPNRDDLMANNDVKAEKLHDIEAGFEKQFGIVSFTANVYYMYYVNQLVLNGELNNVGAFIRTNSGKSYRRGVELGALAKLSKQWEVSGNVTLSQSRNQDFNIQNGDVPKSLGNTQISFSPNVIANLSLKFNPTKNFQFALMNQYVGKQYLDNTEDANLQLKDYFLTDFNAQYQFKIANNEIALKLLVNNLFNKKYVNNGSVYEGQPYYFSQAGTNFMFGVSWKIQ
- a CDS encoding WG repeat-containing protein → MKNILNVLCIFTSVFVFSQTKSVKKITVKKGVKTAVKKGPAANKPNPDLVVINKDLPVLIPKKKGDHFGYVNQNGKFIIQPEYHIAVFFYEDCNLLNSPNEKVRKFGTKEYATVEKDMISYRIDQSGKRVYQFKEADFGKCIFEEYKQQLFQAYTMNGFYGIIEKSKFVNAADYRQFQIYPQYQYLYIMEGDDVANPMIVASNNDKFGVIDVNNKIIIPFEYANIKRNFSWKLGKMFEVTKDGSNYYYIDSNNKTY